In one Mesorhizobium australicum genomic region, the following are encoded:
- a CDS encoding pyruvate dehydrogenase complex dihydrolipoamide acetyltransferase has protein sequence MPINITMPALSPTMEEGNLAKWLVKEGDKVSPGDVIAEIETDKATMEVEAVDEGTVAKLVVPAGTEGVKVNAVIAILAGEGEDASAAAKGSDTAPAKAEVKKEQAKATTEAAKPEPSRTEAPKADGPKTETPPAKPEGAPAATASSGERTFASPLARRIAKDAGVDVSAIAGSGPHGRVVKADVEAAVAGGGAKMATPAAQAGAPAAAAPAAKPLSDDAVLKFFAEGSYELKPHDNMRKTIASRLTESHQTIPAYFLSMDCTLDALLKLREEINKSAPTTKTEKGDVPAFKLSVNDFIIKAMALALRDVPMANASWTSSARVLHRNADVGVAVAVPDGLITPIVRKADQKTLSVISNEMKDLAKRARDKKLKPEEYQGGSTAVSNLGMFGVSNFTSIINPPHASIVSIGAGIEKPVVKDKQIAVATVMTATFAFDHRVIDGALGAEFAVAFKRYIENPMAMLV, from the coding sequence GGTCAAGGAAGGCGACAAGGTTTCGCCTGGCGACGTGATCGCGGAGATCGAGACCGACAAGGCGACGATGGAAGTGGAAGCCGTCGATGAGGGCACGGTCGCGAAACTCGTCGTGCCGGCCGGCACCGAGGGCGTGAAGGTCAACGCGGTGATCGCGATCCTCGCCGGCGAGGGGGAAGACGCCTCAGCCGCGGCGAAAGGTAGTGATACCGCGCCGGCCAAGGCCGAGGTGAAGAAGGAACAGGCCAAGGCGACAACCGAGGCTGCGAAGCCAGAGCCTTCCAGGACCGAGGCCCCGAAGGCGGATGGCCCCAAGACGGAAACCCCTCCGGCAAAGCCGGAGGGCGCTCCTGCAGCGACTGCTTCTTCCGGCGAGCGCACCTTCGCCTCGCCACTCGCCCGTCGCATCGCCAAGGATGCCGGCGTGGACGTTTCGGCGATCGCCGGTTCCGGCCCGCATGGCCGCGTCGTCAAGGCGGATGTCGAGGCAGCTGTCGCCGGTGGTGGCGCGAAGATGGCGACCCCTGCCGCACAGGCCGGTGCGCCAGCCGCGGCGGCTCCCGCTGCGAAACCCCTGTCCGACGACGCGGTGCTGAAATTCTTCGCCGAGGGCTCGTACGAACTCAAGCCGCATGACAACATGCGCAAGACGATCGCGAGCCGGCTCACGGAATCGCACCAGACGATCCCGGCCTATTTCCTGTCGATGGACTGCACGCTCGACGCCCTGCTCAAGCTGCGTGAGGAAATCAACAAGTCCGCGCCGACCACCAAGACCGAAAAGGGCGACGTTCCCGCCTTCAAGCTGTCGGTCAACGACTTCATCATCAAGGCGATGGCGCTCGCCTTGCGCGACGTGCCGATGGCGAATGCGAGCTGGACCAGTTCCGCCCGCGTGCTGCACAGAAACGCCGATGTCGGCGTCGCGGTCGCGGTCCCCGACGGGCTGATCACGCCGATCGTGCGCAAGGCGGATCAGAAGACGCTGTCTGTCATCTCCAACGAGATGAAGGATCTCGCCAAGCGCGCCCGCGACAAGAAGCTGAAGCCGGAGGAATACCAGGGCGGCTCCACCGCCGTGTCGAACCTCGGCATGTTCGGCGTATCCAACTTCACCTCCATCATCAATCCGCCGCATGCCTCGATCGTCTCGATCGGCGCCGGCATCGAGAAGCCGGTGGTGAAGGACAAGCAGATCGCCGTTGCCACGGTGATGACGGCCACCTTTGCTTTCGACCACCGCGTCATCGACGGCGCCCTCGGCGCCGAGTTCGCGGTCGCGTTCAAGCGATACATCGAGAATCCGATGGCGATGCTCGTATAA